Proteins from one Calditrichota bacterium genomic window:
- a CDS encoding DUF1080 domain-containing protein, which produces MKIKYSVLFLISIIYFNACSSVSKNPDQLVPIENLIAQFPTQNPTQQKLLFDAILDHGEKGITEIATFLKGENPDRVQLAKYALNGLAFYVADSGDEQDRLLFLAAIHQAIKNKNSTNHKTFLIDQLQPCAKNESIEILSQLLKEGKSFNAALRVLTTINSSESAQEILDNIEDAPDAQKTALINALSQMDQPFVAEELLQWADNENNQVKAATLFALSNFAYLPAKTVKTAASKKPAYVEYYVNFAAQLFETGEKQKSISILKEILKNADEVFLPNHQINALKLLTKIDKASAFEFVIEFAEKEDLKFRRTVLQTARDFKEPQYVQKWIAFAQNKSSERQIEIIELFADLEKDEAVPYLNEQLNSDSQEVRSAAFIALISFKEDTVFKSSKYLSADLSKTDLEVLSNKLLQMDVPRIKNVLPSFDTFSNPVKKVFIETLAAKNVTDLNLLFLGQLERKDTKLQKAVLKALANSGTDNELKILTNELIKPDGTLAEKDLAPTIVSINARSKNKAKNRQYLLETYKNNSTENKQKLMKVFSGIGHKSFLNILQQETKSANPDLQNIALRTLYQWQNQDALDILIEVAKKHKDETQRILAIRAATGILNRNKLSAPFALEQYKRIMEASFRPEEKRLVFAGLANLETKSSMQYLAGFLNDPDIGYDAFLTTMNIADAKASSNLSKPDVALALIKGTNISQLNEMIESDYQTQNNAVKPPPGFVALFNGKDLSGWKGLVENPAKRAAMSELELVKAQQAADSAMEKHWKVEDNILYFDGKGHSLCTAKDYQDFEMFVDWKIEKHGDSGIYLRGAPQVQIWDTAQWPEGSGGLYNNQKNPRKPLVKADNPIGEWNTFRIIMRGEKVTVYLNGVLVVDNVTMENYWERDKAIYPIGQIELQSHNAPLFFKNIFIKELTAEDPPYEGSLFNGKDLSGWQVINNKPDSWNAENGILFTTGKGGGWLSTDKEYDNFVLELEYKISAGGNSGVFLRAPHLSDPAYTGIEVQVLDDYAPKYSTLKKWQYTGSLYGLQAPKKRVTKESGTWQKMEISCIGPSIKVKLNGEEIIDSNLIDFMGEESSHPGIKRRKGFIGVQNHGSKVEYRNIKITEVR; this is translated from the coding sequence ATGAAAATTAAATACAGTGTACTTTTTTTAATAAGCATCATTTATTTCAATGCTTGTTCCAGCGTATCAAAAAACCCGGATCAATTAGTTCCAATTGAGAATTTAATTGCCCAATTTCCAACCCAAAATCCGACACAACAAAAATTACTGTTTGATGCCATCCTTGATCATGGTGAAAAAGGGATCACCGAAATTGCAACTTTTTTAAAAGGAGAAAATCCGGATCGTGTACAACTGGCCAAATATGCCTTAAATGGGTTGGCCTTTTATGTGGCTGATTCTGGTGATGAGCAGGATCGTCTGCTTTTTTTAGCAGCAATCCATCAAGCCATTAAAAACAAAAATTCCACAAATCACAAAACCTTTCTTATTGATCAGTTGCAACCATGTGCGAAAAATGAATCCATAGAAATACTGAGTCAATTGCTGAAAGAAGGTAAATCTTTTAATGCTGCCCTACGTGTCCTGACAACTATTAACAGCTCCGAATCTGCCCAGGAAATTTTAGACAATATTGAAGATGCCCCGGATGCACAAAAAACTGCTCTTATAAATGCTTTAAGCCAAATGGATCAGCCTTTTGTTGCAGAAGAACTTTTGCAATGGGCGGACAATGAGAATAATCAGGTAAAAGCGGCCACACTTTTTGCACTTTCCAATTTTGCTTACCTGCCAGCAAAAACTGTTAAAACTGCTGCAAGTAAAAAACCAGCTTATGTAGAGTACTATGTCAATTTTGCTGCACAACTTTTTGAGACAGGTGAAAAACAAAAAAGCATTTCAATTCTCAAAGAAATTTTAAAAAACGCTGATGAAGTGTTTTTACCGAATCACCAGATTAATGCATTGAAATTGTTAACAAAAATTGACAAGGCTTCAGCATTTGAATTTGTAATTGAGTTTGCTGAAAAAGAGGATTTAAAATTTCGCAGAACTGTTCTGCAAACGGCCCGGGATTTTAAAGAGCCGCAATATGTACAAAAATGGATAGCTTTTGCCCAAAATAAATCTTCTGAAAGACAAATTGAAATAATTGAATTATTTGCAGATTTGGAAAAAGATGAAGCTGTTCCTTATTTAAATGAGCAATTAAATTCAGATTCTCAGGAAGTCAGGTCGGCTGCATTTATTGCCTTAATCTCTTTTAAGGAAGATACTGTTTTTAAATCTTCAAAATATTTATCAGCTGATCTATCTAAAACGGATTTGGAAGTTCTTTCAAATAAACTTTTGCAGATGGACGTACCCCGGATTAAAAATGTTTTACCTTCATTTGATACATTTAGCAATCCGGTAAAAAAAGTGTTTATTGAAACTTTGGCGGCTAAAAATGTCACTGATCTGAACCTTTTATTTTTAGGTCAGCTTGAAAGAAAAGACACAAAACTTCAAAAAGCAGTATTAAAAGCTCTGGCAAATTCGGGAACGGATAATGAACTGAAAATATTGACCAACGAACTTATTAAGCCGGACGGCACTTTAGCAGAAAAAGATTTGGCACCGACTATTGTAAGTATAAATGCCCGTTCAAAAAACAAGGCCAAAAACAGACAATACCTGCTTGAAACATATAAAAACAATTCCACAGAAAACAAACAAAAACTGATGAAGGTGTTTTCAGGAATCGGTCACAAAAGCTTTTTAAACATTCTTCAGCAAGAAACCAAAAGCGCCAATCCGGATTTGCAAAACATCGCCCTGCGGACTTTATACCAATGGCAAAATCAGGATGCTCTCGATATTCTGATTGAGGTTGCCAAAAAACACAAAGATGAAACTCAACGCATTTTGGCTATCCGGGCCGCCACAGGGATTCTAAACAGAAATAAACTAAGCGCACCTTTTGCCCTGGAACAATATAAACGAATTATGGAAGCATCTTTTAGACCGGAAGAAAAACGTTTGGTGTTTGCCGGATTAGCAAATCTGGAAACAAAATCTTCAATGCAATATTTAGCTGGTTTTTTAAATGATCCTGATATTGGTTACGATGCATTTTTAACAACTATGAATATTGCTGATGCTAAAGCTTCTTCCAATCTAAGCAAACCGGATGTTGCCCTTGCCCTTATCAAAGGCACCAATATTTCACAACTAAATGAAATGATAGAGAGCGATTATCAAACCCAAAACAATGCAGTAAAACCACCACCGGGATTTGTAGCTCTTTTTAATGGAAAGGATTTATCCGGCTGGAAAGGATTGGTGGAGAACCCTGCAAAACGGGCGGCAATGTCAGAATTGGAATTAGTAAAAGCTCAGCAGGCAGCAGATTCTGCAATGGAGAAACATTGGAAGGTTGAAGACAATATCCTATACTTTGATGGAAAGGGACACAGCCTCTGCACTGCAAAAGATTACCAGGATTTTGAAATGTTTGTTGATTGGAAAATCGAAAAACATGGTGATAGTGGGATTTATTTGCGAGGTGCGCCACAGGTACAAATCTGGGATACGGCACAATGGCCGGAAGGATCGGGCGGCCTTTACAACAATCAGAAAAACCCACGAAAACCTTTGGTTAAAGCAGACAACCCTATTGGCGAGTGGAACACTTTCCGCATAATAATGCGTGGTGAAAAAGTTACGGTGTATTTAAATGGTGTGCTTGTTGTGGATAATGTGACCATGGAAAATTATTGGGAAAGGGACAAAGCCATTTATCCCATTGGCCAGATAGAACTGCAATCACATAATGCGCCCTTGTTTTTTAAAAACATTTTTATCAAAGAATTAACAGCCGAAGATCCACCCTATGAAGGCTCGCTTTTTAATGGAAAAGATTTGTCCGGTTGGCAGGTAATTAACAATAAACCGGATAGCTGGAATGCTGAAAACGGAATTTTATTTACTACAGGGAAAGGCGGCGGCTGGCTTTCTACCGATAAAGAATATGATAATTTTGTTTTAGAGCTGGAATATAAAATATCGGCCGGTGGGAATAGTGGTGTTTTTTTACGGGCCCCGCATCTGAGTGATCCTGCATATACCGGAATTGAAGTCCAGGTTTTGGATGATTATGCCCCAAAATATTCCACGTTAAAAAAGTGGCAATATACAGGCAGTCTTTATGGACTTCAGGCGCCAAAGAAAAGAGTTACAAAAGAATCCGGTACCTGGCAAAAAATGGAAATCAGCTGTATCGGGCCATCTATTAAAGTTAAGCTCAATGGCGAAGAAATTATTGATTCAAATTTAATCGATTTCATGGGCGAAGAATCGTCACATCCTGGCATAAAACGGCGAAAAGGTTTTATCGGGGTGCAAAATCACGGATCAAAAGTTGAATACAGAAATATTAAAATAACTGAAGTTAGATAA
- a CDS encoding glycosyltransferase, producing MLSIIIPVLDEAGKIHRDIENILNFQKQTSCQLETIIVDDGSGDNLADVLGSYLNKSAINLKLVKLKTNVGKGHAVKIGVNQSKGQYICIMDSGNTVPLKYITKGIKIIENEKLDFAWGSRNLDESKILIDKVWYRRFTSFLFRNLVTHLFEFKNLTDTQCGFKVFKGSVAKEIWKECKIDGFLFDIEVLLLAKEKKFTSREFPIEWTCDRDSRLSLFRNFFGFLKQIQSLKKRFL from the coding sequence TTGCTTTCAATAATTATCCCCGTTTTGGACGAGGCGGGCAAAATACATCGTGATATTGAAAACATTCTAAATTTCCAAAAACAAACATCCTGCCAATTAGAAACAATAATTGTTGATGATGGAAGCGGTGATAATCTTGCTGATGTACTTGGCTCTTATCTAAATAAAAGTGCGATTAACTTAAAACTGGTAAAGTTGAAAACCAATGTTGGGAAAGGCCATGCTGTAAAAATTGGTGTTAATCAAAGCAAAGGCCAATACATTTGTATTATGGATAGTGGCAACACTGTTCCGTTAAAATACATTACCAAAGGCATCAAAATAATTGAAAATGAAAAGCTGGATTTTGCCTGGGGTTCCAGGAATTTAGATGAAAGTAAAATACTAATCGATAAAGTTTGGTATCGGCGTTTTACTTCCTTTCTGTTCAGAAATTTAGTCACACATCTTTTTGAGTTTAAAAATTTAACAGATACGCAATGCGGCTTTAAAGTCTTCAAAGGCAGTGTGGCAAAGGAAATTTGGAAAGAGTGTAAAATCGATGGTTTTTTATTTGATATTGAGGTGCTTTTATTAGCAAAAGAAAAGAAATTTACCAGCAGGGAGTTTCCCATAGAATGGACATGTGACCGGGATTCCCGGTTATCCCTTTTCAGAAACTTTTTCGGTTTTCTAAAACAAATACAATCGCTAAAAAAGCGGTTTTTATAA
- a CDS encoding FAD:protein FMN transferase, which produces MKDQDDKSINIQPSLNQDNVHSFSHFAMATVYEIMISHKDSIYAEQAAQAAFEEIDRLELELSRFIENSDIARINAMSKNEEIIIGPDALECLVKCFEIKVETNGAFDISIGSNIDLWKNKSTVQKTDPALLKKVELQIDIENFRVTLLSENANLDLGGFGKGYAIDRVHELLLDWGIESGFIHGGSSSALAFGSSSKNECREISFTHPENKSVLYKAGLTNMALSGSGISKENHIINPGTMEPVQERLAAWVFAETAAASDALSTAFMIMPGNEINKYCEENKNVSAIILEKEQTNPKYIGEYFKQKDL; this is translated from the coding sequence TTGAAAGATCAGGACGACAAATCAATTAATATTCAACCTTCTCTGAATCAGGATAATGTCCATTCCTTCTCACATTTTGCTATGGCTACGGTTTATGAAATTATGATTTCCCATAAAGATTCTATTTATGCTGAACAAGCCGCGCAAGCAGCTTTTGAAGAAATTGATCGTCTGGAATTGGAGCTTAGCCGTTTTATTGAAAACAGTGATATTGCCAGAATTAATGCAATGTCAAAAAATGAAGAGATCATTATTGGCCCGGATGCTTTGGAGTGTCTGGTAAAATGCTTTGAAATAAAAGTAGAAACAAACGGTGCCTTTGATATTTCAATTGGAAGCAATATTGATCTGTGGAAGAATAAATCGACCGTACAAAAAACTGATCCTGCCTTATTAAAAAAAGTTGAGTTACAAATTGATATTGAAAACTTTCGGGTAACTTTGCTCTCAGAAAATGCTAATCTTGATCTGGGCGGTTTTGGAAAAGGATATGCCATCGACAGAGTTCATGAACTTCTTTTGGATTGGGGAATCGAATCGGGATTTATCCATGGTGGATCGAGCAGTGCTTTGGCTTTTGGATCAAGTTCAAAAAATGAATGCCGGGAAATTTCTTTTACACATCCGGAAAACAAATCAGTTTTATATAAAGCAGGGTTAACAAACATGGCTTTGAGCGGATCCGGAATTTCTAAAGAAAACCATATAATAAATCCGGGCACAATGGAACCGGTACAGGAAAGATTAGCAGCCTGGGTTTTTGCAGAAACTGCGGCAGCCTCCGATGCATTATCAACGGCATTTATGATTATGCCCGGCAATGAAATAAATAAATATTGTGAGGAAAACAAAAACGTTTCAGCCATAATACTGGAAAAAGAGCAAACCAATCCAAAATATATTGGGGAGTATTTTAAGCAAAAGGACTTATAA
- a CDS encoding DUF1080 domain-containing protein — translation MKASLKYVVLFVLLIAQFSPLFSQQELDVETHPATDVYEGWQLSMQLWTFHKYTFMEALDKTASLGISWVEAFPGQKFSDEFPEAKFHHTMSVENRKMAKARLKSLGLKLVNYGVVNLPNDEKECRSVFDFAKEMGIKTIVSEPPEEAFDLIDRLCQEYKINVAIHNHPEPTHYWNPDRVVEMSKGRSKYIGACADIGHWMRSGIKPVDALKKLKGRVISFHFGDLNSFGDKEAHDVIWGSGIGELETVLTEMHRQGFKGVFSVEFEYNWEASVPDIRKSVAFFNKFVAGLKDAQWRSLMDDLTGWTFKEKSWVVADGVLSANGGGDIWTKERFGDFVLNLDFKLEDETNSGVFVRTGSIEKWLHSAIEVQILDSHGKEKINKHDCGAIFDCLEPSKNMVNKPGEWNRYTITCKANKINVVLNGQQIIDMDLDLWSEAHKNPDGTPNKFNTAYKEMSREGHIGLQYHGHPIYYRNIKIKEL, via the coding sequence ATGAAAGCTTCTTTGAAATATGTCGTTTTGTTTGTTTTATTGATCGCTCAATTTTCCCCGCTTTTTTCCCAGCAAGAATTGGATGTTGAGACGCATCCGGCAACTGATGTTTACGAAGGTTGGCAGCTTAGCATGCAGCTATGGACTTTCCATAAATATACGTTTATGGAAGCGCTTGATAAAACAGCTTCATTGGGAATTTCCTGGGTGGAGGCTTTCCCCGGACAAAAATTTTCCGATGAATTTCCTGAGGCAAAATTTCATCACACCATGTCAGTTGAAAACCGTAAAATGGCAAAGGCTAGATTAAAATCGCTTGGTTTGAAACTTGTAAATTATGGCGTTGTTAATCTACCAAATGATGAAAAAGAGTGCCGCTCTGTTTTTGATTTTGCCAAAGAAATGGGCATAAAAACAATTGTATCAGAGCCGCCAGAAGAAGCGTTTGATTTGATTGACCGCTTATGCCAGGAATACAAGATTAACGTGGCTATCCATAATCATCCTGAGCCGACCCATTATTGGAATCCTGATAGAGTGGTGGAAATGTCAAAGGGAAGAAGTAAATATATCGGAGCCTGTGCAGATATTGGCCACTGGATGCGTTCCGGGATTAAACCTGTTGACGCATTGAAAAAACTCAAGGGACGGGTTATCAGTTTTCATTTTGGCGATTTAAATTCGTTTGGGGATAAAGAAGCGCATGATGTGATTTGGGGATCAGGAATTGGCGAACTTGAAACAGTTTTGACAGAGATGCACAGGCAGGGTTTTAAAGGCGTCTTTTCGGTTGAGTTTGAGTACAATTGGGAAGCATCAGTTCCGGATATTAGAAAGAGCGTGGCTTTCTTTAATAAATTTGTAGCGGGACTAAAAGATGCACAATGGCGTTCTTTAATGGATGATTTGACTGGCTGGACTTTTAAAGAAAAAAGCTGGGTTGTAGCTGATGGCGTTTTATCCGCTAATGGTGGTGGCGATATTTGGACAAAAGAGCGTTTTGGTGATTTTGTTTTAAATCTGGATTTTAAACTTGAAGATGAAACAAATAGCGGCGTTTTTGTGCGGACCGGCAGTATTGAGAAATGGCTGCATTCTGCCATCGAAGTCCAGATTCTTGATTCACACGGAAAAGAAAAAATAAACAAGCATGACTGCGGTGCAATTTTTGATTGCCTGGAACCATCAAAAAATATGGTAAATAAACCCGGTGAATGGAACCGCTACACGATAACATGCAAAGCAAACAAAATAAACGTGGTTCTAAATGGCCAGCAAATAATTGATATGGATTTGGATCTATGGAGCGAAGCACATAAAAATCCCGATGGCACACCGAATAAATTTAACACGGCTTATAAAGAAATGTCGCGTGAGGGGCACATTGGATTACAATATCATGGCCATCCCATTTATTATCGAAACATAAAAATCAAAGAATTATAA
- a CDS encoding TIGR03663 family protein translates to MLSLKNNKSTYIFFALILVMAFVLRIVGLSQRPMHGDEAINAFKLAELIETGIFKYDPQEYHGPVLYFFSLPLTYILQIKTLQNLNEFVLRLLPLLFGMGLFGILFFIRKSISNKWLIYSSIFLVLSPAFVFYSRYFIHEMLFVFFTYAVIITVYNLLKKPTYFSSSLFGVSLGLWMATKETWIIVFAAMLFSTAVLSLNKLFRHRIFENLKKLKKEFCLVAILLYVFTITATFSSFFQHMQGVKDFFTSFAFYFNKASTTQQHIYPVYEYLSWLLNPFGKGLIGESIILVLAIAGGILLFQDKTRSLFISFIALFSVSTFAFYSVIPYKTPWNILTAWFGFIIMAGYGFTTISELIIDNKKRYFFYVLSLAFALHLFYYSYLINHLDFDSPNNPYTFSQPQLAVLEIETQFESMAANLENRYDHYIEVISPANDYWPLPWYLRNFKRIAWRDKVDFLSESADIAIINIDLESDYIKKLYEYPPPGKRDLFIPLFSNEISIRPGLKMNAYIKKSLWDSMQQEPIRDINGKIN, encoded by the coding sequence ATGCTATCTCTGAAGAATAATAAATCCACTTACATATTTTTTGCATTAATTTTGGTTATGGCTTTTGTTCTTCGAATTGTCGGATTATCCCAGAGACCAATGCATGGCGATGAAGCAATTAATGCTTTTAAATTAGCCGAACTGATAGAAACCGGTATTTTTAAATATGATCCGCAAGAATATCATGGACCTGTTTTATATTTTTTCTCACTGCCGCTAACCTACATTTTACAAATCAAAACTTTGCAAAATCTTAATGAATTTGTTTTAAGGCTTTTACCGCTTCTTTTTGGAATGGGTCTGTTTGGTATTTTGTTTTTTATCAGGAAATCAATAAGTAATAAGTGGCTTATTTATTCATCCATTTTTTTAGTACTATCGCCGGCTTTTGTTTTTTACAGCCGATATTTTATCCATGAAATGTTATTTGTTTTTTTTACATATGCTGTAATAATTACTGTTTATAACTTACTAAAAAAGCCAACCTATTTTAGCTCATCCCTGTTTGGTGTTTCTCTTGGTTTGTGGATGGCAACAAAAGAAACCTGGATAATTGTTTTTGCAGCAATGTTATTTTCAACAGCTGTTTTATCCCTAAACAAACTATTCCGTCATAGGATTTTTGAAAATTTAAAAAAGTTAAAAAAAGAATTTTGTCTGGTTGCCATTCTTCTTTATGTTTTTACAATCACCGCAACATTCAGTTCTTTCTTTCAGCACATGCAGGGGGTGAAAGATTTCTTCACCAGCTTTGCTTTTTATTTTAACAAAGCATCAACGACACAACAGCATATCTATCCGGTTTACGAATATTTGAGTTGGCTTTTAAACCCATTTGGGAAAGGATTGATTGGCGAGAGCATAATTTTAGTTTTAGCCATTGCCGGAGGCATTTTACTATTTCAGGACAAAACCCGAAGCCTTTTTATTTCTTTTATAGCATTATTTTCGGTTTCTACTTTTGCTTTTTATTCAGTCATTCCATATAAAACGCCTTGGAACATTTTAACAGCATGGTTCGGTTTTATTATTATGGCCGGCTATGGTTTTACTACAATAAGTGAATTAATTATTGACAACAAAAAGCGATATTTTTTTTATGTATTGAGCCTCGCATTCGCGCTTCATCTTTTCTACTATTCGTATCTTATCAACCATTTAGATTTTGATTCGCCAAATAATCCTTACACTTTTTCTCAGCCGCAATTAGCAGTTTTGGAAATAGAAACTCAGTTTGAAAGCATGGCCGCCAATTTAGAAAATCGGTATGATCACTATATTGAAGTAATATCACCGGCAAATGATTATTGGCCATTACCTTGGTATCTCAGGAACTTCAAAAGAATTGCCTGGCGGGATAAAGTTGATTTTTTATCAGAATCAGCAGATATAGCCATAATTAATATCGATTTGGAAAGCGACTATATTAAAAAGCTTTATGAATATCCGCCACCCGGAAAACGTGATTTATTTATTCCACTTTTTTCTAACGAAATCTCAATTCGGCCCGGACTGAAAATGAATGCCTATATTAAAAAAAGTCTTTGGGATTCTATGCAACAAGAACCAATTCGCGATATAAATGGAAAAATAAATTGA
- a CDS encoding Gfo/Idh/MocA family oxidoreductase — translation MENNENKKTSSVPSIDRRTFIKTSAAAGTGFLLSPMMMTKARANNSDALNIALLGTGAQGQVLMNACLKIPNIRFKAVCDIWTDYNQKRAYRLLKKYGHQLNKYEDYREMLAKEKELDAVIIATPDFWHAPHAEACLEAGLHVYCEKEMSNTLEGAKRIVRAAHRSKKLVQIGHQRRSNPRYIHSYNALLKQAKILGQITTVNGQWNRSVQPDLGWPEKYAIPGHLLKKYGFKSMQQFRNWRWYKGLGGGPIVDLGSHQLDIYNWFLDAQPISVMASGGTDYYDKKTHEWYDTVLATFEYKTDNGIIRAFYQTITTNSSQGYYENFMGDQGTLQISESASRGGVYREQSAPLWDKWVEQGILKAPVEAQPALQPGVVLDVRETIAPPKHELPVVFNDPYHKPHLENFFNAIRGEEELNCPVDIGYETAVTVLKVNEAVRTGRKVFFKKNEFTL, via the coding sequence ATGGAAAATAATGAGAACAAAAAAACAAGCTCGGTTCCTTCAATAGACCGGCGCACATTTATTAAAACAAGTGCAGCGGCGGGAACAGGGTTTCTTCTGTCACCAATGATGATGACCAAAGCAAGGGCCAATAATTCTGATGCCTTGAACATAGCCTTGCTTGGCACCGGTGCACAGGGACAGGTGCTGATGAATGCCTGTTTAAAAATCCCAAATATTCGTTTTAAAGCAGTATGCGATATTTGGACAGATTACAATCAGAAACGCGCTTACAGATTGTTGAAAAAATATGGCCATCAGCTGAATAAATATGAAGATTATCGTGAAATGCTTGCCAAAGAAAAAGAGCTGGATGCCGTGATAATTGCCACGCCGGACTTCTGGCATGCACCACACGCTGAAGCCTGCCTGGAAGCCGGTCTTCATGTTTATTGCGAAAAAGAAATGTCAAACACTTTAGAAGGTGCAAAACGTATTGTCAGGGCGGCACACCGTTCAAAAAAGCTGGTGCAGATTGGCCATCAAAGACGCAGCAATCCACGGTATATCCACAGTTATAATGCCCTGCTTAAACAGGCAAAAATCCTTGGGCAGATTACGACTGTCAACGGCCAATGGAACCGGTCCGTTCAACCGGATTTAGGCTGGCCTGAAAAATATGCTATCCCGGGGCACTTATTAAAAAAGTATGGATTTAAGTCCATGCAGCAGTTCCGAAACTGGCGCTGGTACAAAGGACTTGGCGGCGGCCCAATTGTCGATTTAGGCTCACATCAACTTGATATTTATAACTGGTTCCTGGATGCACAGCCAATATCTGTTATGGCCAGCGGCGGAACAGATTATTATGATAAGAAAACACATGAATGGTATGATACGGTTCTGGCAACATTTGAATACAAAACCGATAACGGCATTATTCGGGCTTTTTACCAGACAATCACAACAAACAGCAGTCAGGGTTATTACGAAAATTTTATGGGCGATCAGGGCACTTTGCAAATATCAGAATCTGCCAGCCGTGGCGGGGTTTACCGTGAGCAGTCGGCGCCATTGTGGGATAAATGGGTTGAACAGGGTATTTTGAAAGCGCCGGTGGAAGCTCAGCCGGCATTGCAGCCCGGTGTTGTTTTGGATGTCAGGGAGACCATTGCACCGCCAAAACACGAGCTGCCTGTTGTTTTTAACGATCCTTATCACAAGCCGCATCTGGAAAACTTTTTTAATGCTATTAGAGGAGAAGAGGAATTGAATTGCCCGGTGGATATTGGCTACGAAACAGCGGTAACCGTTTTAAAAGTGAACGAGGCCGTTCGGACCGGCCGCAAAGTATTTTTTAAGAAAAATGAATTTACTCTGTAG
- a CDS encoding peptidase C69 produces MKTIFIISTFFLFLTVNVFSQDRPDWKAGVPEGCTTITVGRLATDDGSVMTSHTDDSHRTRSWLDMTPAKDHPKNAKATMYKRVPFDSLAMPTYKHDPIGSIPQVDHTYGFINTAYPCMNEHQLAIGETTFGGRESLESERGLIDCQRLCQLMLERCTTAREAIKLAGELTKKYGWNDSGEMLTIADKKEVWHLEIMGPGKGNLGSIWVAQRVPDDHISVGANGSRIRKIDLDNPDYFMASENVFQVAQDSGWWDPAKGEFEFVYAYAPENRTTFATRRREWRILSMAAPSLNLHPNDENYPFSVKPDKPITKEKMVEMFSDYFEGTPYNFIKNITWANDSGKVEISPLANPFMPYDMNPLFNVNGGWDELGERTIARWYTMYATITQSRDWLPDEVGGVVWLAWDNVATSVYTPLYANVTSVNKYFKTPGRINGYTHDSGWWAFNRLGTLAAQRWGDMRYDVRDVFDPMQAELFKDQKEIEKKALTLLKKDKKAAIKFLTDYTNKWGIKASEEAWKLGDKLWTKYDEKF; encoded by the coding sequence ATGAAAACTATTTTTATAATTAGTACATTTTTTTTGTTTTTAACTGTAAATGTTTTCTCTCAAGATCGGCCTGATTGGAAAGCCGGTGTACCCGAGGGATGTACAACAATTACCGTTGGCAGGCTGGCAACTGATGATGGCTCAGTAATGACCTCACATACGGATGATAGTCACCGAACACGTTCCTGGTTGGACATGACTCCTGCAAAGGATCATCCAAAAAACGCCAAGGCAACAATGTATAAACGTGTCCCTTTCGATTCTCTGGCGATGCCAACATATAAGCACGATCCAATCGGTTCAATCCCACAGGTAGATCATACATACGGATTTATAAATACAGCCTATCCCTGCATGAATGAACATCAGTTAGCTATCGGTGAAACGACCTTTGGCGGACGCGAGTCTCTGGAATCGGAAAGGGGCTTAATTGATTGCCAACGTTTGTGTCAGCTAATGCTGGAACGTTGTACTACAGCCCGCGAAGCAATAAAACTTGCCGGGGAACTTACTAAAAAGTACGGCTGGAATGACTCTGGTGAAATGCTGACAATCGCCGACAAAAAGGAAGTATGGCATTTGGAAATTATGGGCCCGGGAAAAGGTAATCTTGGCTCAATCTGGGTAGCTCAACGCGTACCGGATGATCATATTTCTGTTGGAGCCAATGGAAGCCGAATCCGAAAAATTGATTTAGATAATCCGGATTATTTTATGGCGTCTGAAAATGTTTTTCAGGTTGCACAAGACAGCGGTTGGTGGGATCCTGCTAAAGGTGAATTTGAGTTTGTGTATGCCTATGCTCCGGAAAACAGAACAACATTTGCCACACGTCGCAGAGAATGGCGTATACTTTCCATGGCAGCTCCTTCTTTAAATTTACATCCAAATGATGAAAATTATCCGTTTTCTGTTAAACCGGATAAACCGATAACAAAAGAAAAAATGGTAGAGATGTTCTCGGATTATTTTGAGGGCACACCTTATAATTTTATCAAAAATATTACCTGGGCAAATGACAGTGGCAAAGTTGAGATTTCACCTCTGGCTAATCCGTTTATGCCGTATGATATGAACCCGCTATTCAATGTAAATGGCGGTTGGGATGAGCTGGGTGAACGCACAATTGCCCGCTGGTATACCATGTATGCAACTATAACACAATCACGCGATTGGTTGCCCGATGAAGTGGGCGGCGTTGTATGGCTGGCCTGGGATAATGTGGCGACATCCGTTTATACACCACTATATGCCAATGTTACATCCGTTAATAAGTATTTTAAAACACCGGGGAGAATAAACGGGTATACGCATGATTCCGGTTGGTGGGCTTTTAACCGATTGGGAACACTTGCTGCACAGCGTTGGGGCGATATGCGGTATGATGTGCGTGATGTTTTTGACCCGATGCAGGCAGAATTATTTAAGGACCAAAAGGAAATTGAGAAAAAGGCACTTACTCTTTTGAAAAAAGACAAAAAAGCGGCCATTAAGTTTCTTACCGATTATACAAACAAGTGGGGAATCAAAGCCTCGGAAGAAGCCTGGAAACTTGGTGATAAACTTTGGACCAAGTATGATGAGAAATTCTAA